TATTGGCGATACAGCTCATCACATCTTGGTAAATCATGACAATATAGTTAGTGGACAGCCTCGCCAATCGCCATCATGTCCTTATTGAAACGCAACTTTTGCGTGAGGGCTGCCCAGAAACAAAGGATATCTCATTACGTTGCAAGTGCATCAGCGCTTACCGGCCCATGCGAATGACACCGGCAGCCATCAGCTTCTGAATCTTCATGCGCACCGAGGCGTTCTTCATATGCTCCTGAAGAGCAGCGGGGTCGCTCTTGGCTTGGTTCAGAATGCTCTGCATGACGGGGTCGCCAAGGATAGCCATGATCTAGATGTGAAGTAGAATTAGCATTTGCGTAGCGTGTCGTAGTGCCGCCACAGCAGATTACTCGGGCCAAGTAGTCACGTACCTCGGGGTCGTTTTGAATACGCTCCATTGTTTGCTGCTCGGTCTCACCGGCACGAGCACTGAACTGCGCCTCCAAGCACttctgttgctgctgctcaaTCTCACGCGCATGTGTGCCGTCATCATGTTCCGCAGCCTCGGTGAATGTGTCAATAGCACGGTTGTACTCCTTCATGGCAACAAGGGCCTGACCCTTGCGCATGTACGCGCGAATGAACTTTGAATCACGGGCGATAGCCTCGTCGCAGTCCTGAACAGCCTGGGGGAACGCCATCAACTTGATCAGCGCAGCAGCACGGTTGGAGAATCCACGAGGGTCCTTGGGCGCGCGCTTGGTCATCTCAGTGAAAGCATCCACGGCACCAGGCCAGTCAGCCTCCTGGAATTTCTGCTGACCAAGTTCACGGGCCTTCTCTGCGAGCTCAGGCGACACGTAGGCGTCCTTCTCGGCCGtgatcttggccttctcggcAGCACGGAGCTTGGCGAGAGCCTCAGGGGTACGGTGCTCGGTCAGGGACTTGTTGTAGTTTTCGATGGCCTGGGTGAGATCGCCTAGCTTTTCATAGGCGGAACCGATTCGTGTGAATGCCCTGTTCGAAGCAAACAATGTCAGAATTCTTCCACAGCATAGCCAGAATCAGATCCAATCATACTTGGCGGTGAGCTTCCAGTCGGCGCGCAGGTCACGGCCCTCCTCAACGGCCTTCTGGCAGATCTCGATGGTCCCTTGATAGTCACCCTTCTCGAACTTGGCCGCACCAATGTTGTTCAAGTAGGTGATGTCTTTGTTGAGTTCCCAAGCCTTTTCGTAGTGCTCAATGGCCTTGTCgagctccttcttcttgtagTAATCATTACCAATCTTCTTCTCAGCATCTCCGGCCTCTtgggccttcttcttggcaagtgtctcctcatcttcaggCTCGGGTGTTGGCTCCTTCTTGGGCTGTGCGGGGGCAGGCTTGGCCTCGGGCGTAGGTTCAGCCTGCGCGGCAGCACCAGgcgcatcagcatcagcaccgaAGCTCATGTCGATTCCGAGAAGAACGCTCATGACCTGCAAGAAGCGAGGGTCCCGGATTTCTTCTCCGACACTGTTGGGGTTCTGttgaatcttcttcagcttAGCCATGAACTCGGCATCGCCCAACAGACTCGCGGTCTTCGGGTTGCTAGCAAGCTTCTGGAAAAGACCAGGATCGTTGAACATGCCACCTAAGCCACCGGTGGGGTCACCCTGCACACCATCGGCGGTGGCCTCGGCATTAATGGCCCGTTGCACGGCGTTCAGCCCGGACTTAGCCTGGTCGTTACCAGGCTCAAGCTTCAGAGCCTCCTCATAGGCGTCGTGCGCAGCCACTATTCACTCAGTATTAGCCTTTGTCTCTGGCGTGGCGCCCAAATATCCATGAAATTGTCGGTTCTCCACTTACATAGATCTCCAATACCCCGATAGGCAGCACCTTTGCGAAGGTAGCCCTTTGACCAATCGGGCTTGATAGTCACAGCCTTTTCAGCATCCTCAAGAGCTTTTTGATACTCATTTTGAGCAGAGTAGACGGCGGATCGATTGGAGTAAAGAATGTGATTCTCGGGTTCAATTGCGATGGCTTGTGTGAATTTGTCACTGTGCCAGAATTGGGCAACTTGTCAGCGCCAGCTTCATCATGCCATCATGAGCTCATAAAGGCGGGGTAGGAAACATACATGGCAGTCGAGTAATCCTTGGCTGAGAAGGCCTTGTTGCCTTCAGCCTTGAGCGCGTCGGCCATGATTGGGAGTTGTTGTTTGAAGAATAGGTCGCGTTTGATTGAATCTGAGTGAACGAAGAGGTCTCCAAGCCGTAGTTATGAGCTCTTCAGGCCGAGAGCTTCTCGAAATTTCCGGAAGATCATAGGTGCCTGAGGCACAGTCAGCGGCGGAAGAGTCCTGAGCTCCGGGAACGCTAGGCCTGAAAAGGAAGCCCTGGATGCCCCCGCTGCGAAAAAAGTCGCCAAGCGGCGGTTTTTTGTGATTCACATTTCCTCCGACTGAATTATACTTCATTCCATTCTGTCATTGTCTTACCACTACGCCTTCCCTTTCCGCCACAACCCATGATTCTCTAGCTGCTCTCTCGCTGCTATAGCAGATGCTTTTTGGATCATGATTTCCATCGACCCGTAAT
The nucleotide sequence above comes from Penicillium oxalicum strain HP7-1 chromosome II, whole genome shotgun sequence. Encoded proteins:
- a CDS encoding Heat shock protein sti1 → MADALKAEGNKAFSAKDYSTAIDKFTQAIAIEPENHILYSNRSAVYSAQNEYQKALEDAEKAVTIKPDWSKGYLRKGAAYRGIGDLLAAHDAYEEALKLEPGNDQAKSGLNAVQRAINAEATADGVQGDPTGGLGGMFNDPGLFQKLASNPKTASLLGDAEFMAKLKKIQQNPNSVGEEIRDPRFLQVMSVLLGIDMSFGADADAPGAAAQAEPTPEAKPAPAQPKKEPTPEPEDEETLAKKKAQEAGDAEKKIGNDYYKKKELDKAIEHYEKAWELNKDITYLNNIGAAKFEKGDYQGTIEICQKAVEEGRDLRADWKLTAKAFTRIGSAYEKLGDLTQAIENYNKSLTEHRTPEALAKLRAAEKAKITAEKDAYVSPELAEKARELGQQKFQEADWPGAVDAFTEMTKRAPKDPRGFSNRAAALIKLMAFPQAVQDCDEAIARDSKFIRAYMRKGQALVAMKEYNRAIDTFTEAAEHDDGTHAREIEQQQQKCLEAQFSARAGETEQQTMERIQNDPEIMAILGDPVMQSILNQAKSDPAALQEHMKNASVRMKIQKLMAAGVIRMGR